A single Pelorhabdus rhamnosifermentans DNA region contains:
- a CDS encoding helix-turn-helix domain-containing protein has protein sequence MILYAEDKFINRIYKFSNADTKDLSISSVDSYEAVVKKAVEIRADIIIIQLLHPIFKIQNLFHDLLCSGIVSTLFIFNIVAENQIICSLTNHQDSQYINKIKQFFSQALSKDYHCYFTNMDNQEESNLIMTARINRLEKDEYLHEILRGVTNREFQYYKRKVNLNLNNNGYYLYMYDIMEIEYSDHNLNKSVYNFTGNEIIKEFQAVIDAYSGGEVFYVNPLQLYIIINDLKVVSQARKENILFDITSRLNKIANCKTSFRYMSDYIKGIENIRTAYESLHDLKAYSFFCRDAKLITSKYLHSIRQEIDYKLIDKILREIKELIKYDLLNTNLNGLIKKLFLDIVKPSLDYDLYYYCYTALSTALADKYNDTYNKRKPENLPPTKLLFTSIEQECHKFIESLDSLRFELSNKLTVTNSIVMEAIEFIHAHYMENITLNEISAKLNVSHSYLSQIVKKELGISIIKYIIAYRIENAKTFLSSSNEPIYTIAAKVGFFEERHFSKTFKKITGLTPTQYKKKNSKVTYI, from the coding sequence GTGATTCTGTATGCGGAAGATAAATTTATAAATAGAATTTATAAATTTTCGAATGCGGATACAAAGGATTTGTCTATCTCATCTGTTGATTCCTATGAAGCCGTTGTTAAAAAAGCAGTGGAAATTCGCGCTGATATTATTATCATTCAACTATTGCATCCCATATTTAAAATCCAGAACCTTTTTCATGACCTGTTATGTTCCGGTATTGTTTCTACGCTGTTCATTTTCAATATCGTAGCCGAAAATCAAATCATCTGCTCGCTAACGAACCATCAGGACAGCCAGTATATCAATAAAATAAAGCAGTTCTTTTCCCAAGCGCTCAGCAAAGATTACCATTGTTATTTTACCAATATGGACAACCAGGAAGAATCGAATCTGATTATGACTGCTAGGATCAATCGACTAGAAAAAGATGAATACCTTCACGAAATTTTGCGAGGTGTAACGAACCGCGAATTCCAGTATTATAAAAGAAAAGTCAATCTGAATCTAAATAACAATGGCTACTATCTCTATATGTATGATATTATGGAAATCGAGTATTCGGATCACAACCTCAATAAAAGTGTCTATAACTTTACCGGAAACGAAATTATCAAAGAATTTCAGGCAGTTATTGATGCTTATAGTGGCGGTGAAGTCTTTTATGTGAATCCGTTGCAATTGTACATCATCATCAATGATTTAAAAGTTGTCAGTCAAGCCCGCAAAGAAAATATCCTATTCGACATAACTAGCAGACTTAACAAGATAGCCAACTGCAAAACTTCATTCCGTTACATGAGTGACTATATCAAAGGTATTGAAAACATCCGTACTGCTTATGAATCCCTGCACGATTTAAAAGCATACAGTTTTTTTTGCCGCGATGCCAAATTGATCACCTCAAAATATCTTCATTCAATCAGACAAGAAATCGATTATAAGTTGATCGACAAGATTCTCAGAGAAATTAAAGAACTTATTAAATATGATTTGTTAAACACAAACTTAAACGGATTAATAAAAAAATTATTTTTAGACATTGTCAAACCCAGCCTCGACTATGATCTCTACTACTATTGCTATACCGCCTTATCCACTGCGTTAGCAGACAAATACAATGACACCTACAATAAAAGAAAGCCGGAGAATCTCCCCCCCACAAAATTGCTTTTTACTTCAATAGAACAAGAATGTCATAAGTTTATCGAGTCATTAGATTCACTAAGATTTGAACTTTCAAATAAATTAACCGTTACAAACTCCATTGTCATGGAGGCAATTGAATTTATTCATGCACATTATATGGAAAATATTACCTTGAATGAGATTTCAGCTAAATTAAACGTCAGCCACTCTTATTTAAGTCAGATCGTGAAAAAGGAGCTCGGCATCAGTATCATAAAATATATCATTGCTTATCGCATCGAAAATGCCAAAACTTTTTTGTCTTCTAGCAATGAACCGATTTATACGATTGCTGCCAAGGTTGGTTTTTTTGAGGAAAGGCATTTTTCAAAAACCTTTAAAAAAATAACCGGACTAACTCCCACACAGTACAAAAAGAAAAATAGCAAGGTCACCTATATCTAG